In Theileria equi strain WA chromosome 3, complete sequence, the genomic window AGTAAAAATGACGGGAAATACACAGAATCCCAGGGTTCAGTGGATAGGACTCCTGTTAATTCGGGGTTGATATCATTTCACTCTAGTAGTTCTAACCAGGAGACTGAGAATAGCCTGGGTGGAGATTCTGGAATTGAGACGTTTTATAGTATCGAAAGCACTCCAACTGGGTCCACTCCCTGTGGCGGTCGCTCAAATTCCTTCATGTTAAACTACGAGGTTATGGAAGATGTTGGAAATTCGTCTAAAGACCTAGGAAAGGAGCTTACCATCTGTGCGACCACAGAGCTACTGCGTCTACTCTATATCATGTCTGGTTACTCACATTATCTCGCCTACGTTCACGTAAAGCTCAAAAGTTTGATGCGTCTAGAGGAGGGTCTGTACGAGATGTTGGACAAAAATTGTGAATCCATGGCGCTCCTAGAGTACTATATCCTCTCCAGTATTTACCATGGACTATTTGTAGTTGATGCTGATGAAGTTTTTTTGGACATGTACAAGGACTATTTGGTATATTTGCCACAGGCaatgtattttacaatggTGAATTTCTTGTCCGAAAAGTCTACCAAGGAACAGATTAATGCGTTTGTTGAACTTTTGTCTAGCATACCTATACCTCTAGAATTCAGAGAAGCCATTGGTAATACCTCTGATGCTCAAGAGGATGAATCGGATGATGACTCCAGCATTGACTATgaatctgaggaagaaagTCCCTATGATCCAATAGATGGAAAGGCATTATCTAAGCGTTATAAAGGAATGTACAATAAGTTATGGATGTATGTGATTCGCGACTATCATGTCAATCACGGGCTCTCTTCCGAGGCACTTGTCACTCTTGTGGAGGCGATGCCCAGCCATGTATTCCCATTCTCATCAAATCCCCTTTTATTTGTGGATCTTTTGATTGATTTCTTGAGTCATTCAAGCTTGAATCTGCAAATTTTGTCTCTCAGGGCCCTAATGGAACTCGTTTTATACTACGGACTGGATGATGCTATGATTTTGAGTGTAGATGTTGAGGAACATGCGGGTGAAGAAAAAAGTGCGTCTTATTTTTACCTCAAGCTATTAAAATTTCTGAACATTGAATATCTAGATGGTGACTATGGGAAGTGTTTGCTCCAAGTACTCTATACAGCACTAAAGAGCTCCATGCTTCCAGTTAAGCTGATATCATCCTTCATAAAGCGGCTTGTACAAGTCTCCTGTGTTACAGATTCTCTAACAACAAACGCCCTACTCTCGATTGCACTGGATCTCCTAATTAGACACAACAAACACTGTATACACCTCGTCAGTGATGTACAAGACAAAGAAGGGGAAGAATATTTGTATGAACTAACGCTACTTTTGCGGCATTTTAACGATGCAACTACAAAGATCTGTGGGATATATCATTCTGATTTAAgggataaaaatgtagtaaagTTAAATGTAGATGACTTTGTAAATTTAGAGAGAAACCAACTTTTGAAAAGTATAGTTTGTCGCATTAAAAAGAGTGAAGACTCTCCCTTTAGggaaaatgtacaaaagaGTACATTTTTGGTTAGTAAATTGTTTTAAATCGTTGAATTTTTATTACACTAGACCGGATCTCTTTATACATCATCCGCAACGCCTTAATCGCATACTTTTGCTAACCAAGTTGTCAGGTTCTTCCATCATATCCACTAGGATATCATCAAAGTCATCGGTTTCATACCACAATCCGCCCATATGTTTTTGCATTCCCTTGTATTCTAAATTTCTCTCATTTTCATATCCTATGATTACGAGTATTTTGCTTGTGTTTATGTGGACTTCTACGTGCGTGCATTTCCATTCGCCATCTGATTCCCAAAGTACGTTGGTGCCATAAACCACCTTGTTGACATAGTATTCTTCTCCTGGAATGATGAGTCCGGAGGATACACCACCTGtttcctcatcttcttcaatCTCGAATACCTCCTCATCCAACCTTGAAAGGTCCATTGTGACCTCATGAAACAGGGGTTGTTGAGCACCACCCGTATCTTCATTTTCTCCGGGTGAGCCTTGGTTGCTTTCAAATATCTCTGAGGTACTCTGTAAACTGCCGCTGAGGTGGTTTTCTGGGATGTTGGTATTACTGTATTCATTTCCGCATTCTGAAAACTGCAGAATGAATACAGTGAATAGTAAATTGAAAATCCTCATTGGATATCCGTAACGGATTTTTTTTGAATAATATTTGTTACTGTGTAGGTTTCACCTTTGATATGTTCGATGAGTAATTTTTTATTGGAACAAATATTCCAattctgcatgcagacCCCATCACAAAATCTATTGCCGAATTAATGAATTTTAACCCaaccaaagggagcattAGGAAGACGTAAGTTATGGTAACAGTAAGGGTGATTAGTTAGTTTGTGGTTGCTGTAAATCCCGAGCGTGTATATGCGACAGGTTATACTGAATTTCTCCATAAGGGTACCAATGCAATGAGAACAGTTGTACGCCAGAATAATGAGCGACAAACAATTCAAGGTAAGAATATCGAAAGGAAAAGTTCATAAGCATGTATTAAAAATACCTACATTTAAATATCTTATTTGTAAATTGATTTAGTTGTCACTCATATAGtctcatctccatcatatAAAATCACATCACCTTGCTCGCC contains:
- a CDS encoding hypothetical protein (encoded by transcript BEWA_000780A): MGDVDARKALHLLERAFALISAKNEGENIDFMENEVNLENKDEIESLVDEIVESLYPLKAKYSVFYTPGQIYGLFKRIYEGKSSKNDGKYTESQGSVDRTPVNSGLISFHSSSSNQETENSLGGDSGIETFYSIESTPTGSTPCGGRSNSFMLNYEVMEDVGNSSKDLGKELTICATTELLRLLYIMSGYSHYLAYVHVKLKSLMRLEEGLYEMLDKNCESMALLEYYILSSIYHGLFVVDADEVFLDMYKDYLVYLPQAMYFTMVNFLSEKSTKEQINAFVELLSSIPIPLEFREAIGNTSDAQEDESDDDSSIDYESEEESPYDPIDGKALSKRYKGMYNKLWMYVIRDYHVNHGLSSEALVTLVEAMPSHVFPFSSNPLLFVDLLIDFLSHSSLNLQILSLRALMELVLYYGLDDAMILSVDVEEHAGEEKSASYFYLKLLKFLNIEYLDGDYGKCLLQVLYTALKSSMLPVKLISSFIKRLVQVSCVTDSLTTNALLSIALDLLIRHNKHCIHLVSDVQDKEGEEYLYELTLLLRHFNDATTKICGIYHSDLRDKNVVKLNVDDFVNLERNQLLKSIVCRIKKSEDSPFRENVQKSTFLVSKLF
- a CDS encoding hypothetical protein (encoded by transcript BEWA_000790A); the encoded protein is MRIFNLLFTVFILQFSECGNEYSNTNIPENHLSGSLQSTSEIFESNQGSPGENEDTGGAQQPLFHEVTMDLSRLDEEVFEIEEDEETGGVSSGLIIPGEEYYVNKVVYGTNVLWESDGEWKCTHVEVHINTSKILVIIGYENERNLEYKGMQKHMGGLWYETDDFDDILVDMMEEPDNLVSKSMRLRRCG